One genomic segment of Mytilus trossulus isolate FHL-02 chromosome 4, PNRI_Mtr1.1.1.hap1, whole genome shotgun sequence includes these proteins:
- the LOC134716287 gene encoding heparanase-like — protein sequence MEFGWKQFFLLSFLNAVIAAVNLKIATDRAVQTVSDKFLSIAIDTGIIRHNWERLNFSAPKVESLARALSPCYLRVGGSEADFMKFSPDTHNVRFYNQSDLYMSDYYDNKFVNFTMFSNQWDELNHFVSKVGWNLIFDLNSLLREDGQWLPDNAKQLMDYTSQKGYKISGWELGNEPNSYKHHIGYSISGSQRAKDYSKLHSLLNQYPQWRNSVIIGPSTTQLSKTSAEKYFTEFLQTGGPDIVTNPTFHHYYINGREATIDQFMDIDILNGLIPEINKGNEIAKHPPYGKTWLGETGSAYGGGAPGLSDTYVAGFMWLDKLGISAVGGLDVLIRQSFYGGHYSIIDDETSDPLPDYWLSYMYKTLVGRLVLNVTVDDSEGLVRMYSHCTNVKRSNYTAGSITVYGMNLGDEFKTINFPQYGDDVTLHVYVLQPQEESLKSQSVTLNGRHLKLNEDYTLPNVLTPVIKTGKVSFPPQSFGFIVLPNIKAKACQTAN from the exons ATGGAATTTGGATGGAAGCAGTTCTTTCTTTTGTCctttttaaatgctgtgattgcaGCAGTCAACCTAAAGATTGCCACCGACAGAGCTGTTCAGACTGTTTCAGATAAATTCCTGAGTATTGCTATAGATACTGGTATCATCAGACATAACTGGGAAAGGTTGAATTTCAG CGCACCAAAGGTAGAGTCCTTAGCCAGAGCATTGTCACCATGTTATCTCCGTGTAGGAGGGTCAGAGGCTGATTTTATGAAGTTTTCACCGGACACACACAATGTCAGATTCTACAATCAAAGTGACCTCTATATGTCAGATTATTATGataataaatttgttaattttactaTGTTTT cAAATCAATGGGATGAGCTGAATCACTTTGTGTCAAAGGTTGGTTGGAATCTGATCTTTGACCTGAACTCATTACTGAGAGAGGATGGACAATGGCTACCAGATAATGCCAAACAGCTGATGGACTATACTTCACAGAAAGGTTACAAAATAAGTGGATGGGAACTGGGCAATG aGCCTAACTCATACAAACACCATATTGGTTATTCCATCTCTGGTTCCCAGAGAGCTAAGGACTACAGTAAACTTCACAGTCTGTTAAACCAGTACCCACAGTGGAGAAATAGTGTAATAATAGGCCCTAGTACCACACAGCTATCAAAGACATCAGCTGAGAAATATTTTACAGA atttTTACAAACAGGAGGACCAGATATTGTTACAAATCCAACTTTTCATca CTATTATATAAATGGAAGAGAAGCTACAATTGACCAGTTCATGGATATTGACATCTTGAATGGTTTAATTcctgaaataaataaaggcaatgaAATAGCCAAACATCCTCCCTATGGGAAAACATGGCTTGGTGAAACAGGATCAGCTTATGGAGGAGGTGCCCCAGGACTGTCTGATACCTATGTGGCAGGTTTTAT GTGGTTAGATAAGCTAGGAATATCAGCAGTCGGTGGACTAGATGTGTTAATCAGACAATCTTTTTATGGAGGACATTATTCCATTATAGATGACGAAACTAGTGATCCATTACCA GATTATTGGTTGTCATATATGTATAAAACTTTGGTTGGGAGATTAGTATTGAATGTTACAGTTGACGACTCAGAAGGCTTAGTTAGAATGTACTCTCATTGTACTAATGTAAAAAG gtctaATTATACTGCTGGAAGTATAACAGTATACGGAATGAATCTTGGTGAcgaatttaaaacaataaacttcCCACAATATGGAGATGATGTCACACTGCATGTATATGTATTACAACCCCAGGAGGAGAGCTTAAAATCAca gtCAGTAACACTGAATGGAAGACATTTAAAGTTGAATGAAGATTACACACTACCAAATGTGTTAACACCTGTGATAAAGACAGGGAAGGTATCATTCCCACCACAATCATTTGGATTTATCGTTCTACCAAATATTAAAGCTAAAGCTTGTCAGACTGCAAATTGA